In the genome of Nocardioides marmoribigeumensis, one region contains:
- a CDS encoding MGMT family protein: MDERMAELVLRAAELIPPGSVASYGDLAELVGTSPRHVGRIMAVHGSGVAWWRVTNHSGDFPPHLREEAAVHWAEEGITWKPNRLGCRISVYRTDLTELADAFETLPPLPESPEDPR; this comes from the coding sequence GTGGACGAACGGATGGCCGAGCTGGTGCTGCGCGCTGCCGAGCTCATCCCGCCCGGCAGCGTCGCGTCGTACGGCGACCTCGCGGAGCTGGTCGGCACCTCGCCCCGCCACGTGGGCCGGATCATGGCGGTCCACGGCTCAGGGGTCGCGTGGTGGCGGGTGACCAACCACTCCGGCGACTTCCCGCCGCACCTGCGCGAGGAGGCCGCGGTCCACTGGGCCGAGGAGGGCATCACGTGGAAGCCCAACCGGCTGGGCTGCCGGATCAGCGTCTATCGGACCGACCTGACCGAGCTGGCCGACGCCTTCGAAACGCTGCCCCCGTTGCCCGAGTCCCCCGAGGATCCGCGGTGA
- a CDS encoding L,D-transpeptidase family protein gives MNTSLRAFAVLTVVTGVTGAGAWQLLPGAASDPVRVATPTYAASPDPAPPRTPRVASATPTPTPTPTPTVAPTPTVAPTLTPAPTPRPAPRPAPKPVMEPGPTIIGPGDDGPQVREVQARLRQIAWFDGDVTDHYGERTEAAVRGFQAKRGFPVTGAVDRRTLDRLVEMSHEPTTAELTNAKPDPADGAALDPRCLTGHAICVDKSSSSLRWVVDGKVRLTMDARFGGEGHRTREGLFHVERKSRDHVSSLYDTSMPFAMFFSRGQAVHYSPDFAAHGYDGASHGCVNTRDHDKVAWLFDQVSLGDKVVVYWS, from the coding sequence ATGAACACCAGCCTGCGTGCCTTCGCCGTCCTGACCGTCGTGACCGGTGTCACCGGTGCCGGCGCCTGGCAGCTCCTCCCCGGAGCGGCCTCCGACCCCGTGCGCGTCGCCACCCCGACGTACGCCGCGTCGCCCGACCCCGCGCCGCCGCGGACCCCACGTGTGGCGAGCGCGACGCCGACGCCGACGCCGACGCCGACGCCGACCGTGGCGCCGACGCCGACCGTGGCGCCGACCCTGACCCCGGCCCCGACCCCTCGGCCCGCGCCGCGACCGGCACCGAAGCCCGTCATGGAGCCCGGACCGACGATCATCGGACCCGGTGACGACGGACCCCAGGTGCGCGAGGTGCAGGCACGGCTGCGCCAGATCGCGTGGTTCGACGGCGACGTGACCGACCACTACGGCGAGCGGACGGAGGCGGCCGTGCGGGGCTTCCAGGCCAAGCGCGGGTTCCCCGTCACCGGTGCGGTCGACCGGCGCACCCTGGACCGCCTGGTCGAGATGTCGCACGAGCCGACCACGGCCGAGCTGACCAACGCGAAGCCGGACCCGGCCGACGGTGCCGCCCTCGACCCGCGCTGCCTGACCGGGCACGCGATCTGCGTCGACAAGTCCAGCTCGAGCCTGCGCTGGGTCGTCGACGGCAAGGTGAGGCTCACGATGGACGCCCGCTTCGGCGGCGAGGGCCACCGCACCCGCGAGGGCCTGTTCCACGTCGAGCGCAAGAGCCGTGACCACGTCTCCTCGCTCTATGACACCTCGATGCCGTTCGCGATGTTCTTCAGCCGCGGGCAGGCCGTGCACTACTCGCCCGACTTCGCCGCCCACGGCTACGACGGCGCCTCGCACGGCTGCGTCAACACCCGCGACCACGACAAGGTCGCGTGGCTGTTCGACCAGGTGAGCCTCGGCGACAAGGTGGTCGTCTACTGGAGCTGA
- the fadD8 gene encoding fatty-acid--CoA ligase FadD8 produces MGNENLLTGTHNGHLMVAALKRHADKPVMFLGDTTLTGRETAERISQYVQAFESLGAGQGAPAALLALNRPEVLFILGAGQTQGYRRTSLHPLGSLDDHAYVLQDAEITTLIIDPVPMFVERALGLLDKVPGLKQVLTIGPVPDELAHVGTDLAETAAGFAPQPLEAAVLPPDHIVSIAYTGGTTGKPKGVIGTARTMATMTQIQMSEWEWPESPRFLMCTPLSHAGAAFFVPTVLKGGSLYVLPRFDPAEVLRTIEEQRITATMLVPSMLYALMDHPDSHTRDLSSLETVYYGAAAINPVRLAEAVERFGLIFAQYYGQSESPMVISYLARGDHDPAQHPERLSSCGRPSAFLRAALLGEDGNPVPQGEPGEICVAGPLLAGGYWNLPDETAETFREGWLHTGDVAREDEDGFWYIIDRTKDMIVTGGFNVFPREVEDVVATHPAVAQVGVIGTPDERWGEAVTAVVVLRSDASVDHETLTREIQDLVKERKGSVQAPKQVVVAEQLPLTALGKPDKKALRAQFWEGQSRSV; encoded by the coding sequence ATGGGCAACGAGAACCTGCTGACGGGGACCCACAACGGCCACCTGATGGTCGCCGCGCTCAAGCGGCACGCGGACAAGCCCGTGATGTTCCTCGGCGACACCACGCTGACCGGGCGCGAGACCGCGGAGCGGATCAGCCAGTACGTCCAGGCCTTCGAGTCCCTCGGCGCCGGCCAGGGCGCGCCCGCCGCGCTGCTCGCGCTCAACCGGCCCGAGGTGCTGTTCATCCTCGGCGCCGGCCAGACCCAGGGCTACCGGCGCACCTCGCTGCACCCGCTCGGCTCGCTCGACGACCACGCCTACGTCCTGCAGGACGCCGAGATCACGACGCTGATCATCGACCCGGTCCCGATGTTCGTGGAGCGCGCGCTCGGGCTGCTCGACAAGGTCCCCGGCCTCAAGCAGGTGCTCACGATCGGGCCCGTCCCGGACGAGCTGGCCCACGTCGGCACCGACCTCGCCGAGACCGCTGCCGGCTTCGCGCCGCAGCCGCTCGAGGCGGCCGTGCTCCCGCCGGACCACATCGTGTCGATCGCCTACACCGGCGGCACGACCGGCAAGCCCAAGGGCGTCATCGGCACCGCGCGCACGATGGCGACGATGACGCAGATCCAGATGAGCGAGTGGGAGTGGCCGGAGTCGCCGCGCTTCCTCATGTGCACGCCGCTCTCGCACGCCGGCGCCGCGTTCTTCGTGCCGACCGTGCTCAAGGGGGGCTCGCTCTACGTGCTCCCGCGGTTCGACCCCGCCGAGGTGCTGCGCACGATCGAGGAGCAGCGGATCACCGCGACGATGCTGGTGCCGTCGATGCTCTACGCGCTGATGGACCACCCCGACAGCCACACCCGCGACCTGTCGTCGCTGGAGACGGTCTACTACGGCGCCGCCGCGATCAACCCGGTCCGGCTGGCCGAGGCGGTCGAGCGGTTCGGCCTGATCTTCGCGCAGTACTACGGCCAGTCCGAGTCGCCGATGGTGATCAGCTATCTCGCGCGCGGCGACCACGACCCCGCCCAGCACCCCGAGCGGCTGTCGTCATGCGGCCGCCCGTCGGCCTTCCTGCGCGCCGCGCTGCTCGGTGAGGACGGAAACCCTGTGCCACAAGGCGAACCCGGCGAGATCTGTGTCGCGGGGCCCCTGCTCGCGGGCGGCTACTGGAACCTGCCCGACGAGACCGCCGAGACCTTCCGCGAGGGGTGGCTGCACACCGGCGACGTCGCGCGGGAGGACGAGGACGGCTTCTGGTACATCATCGACCGCACCAAGGACATGATCGTCACCGGCGGCTTCAACGTGTTCCCGCGCGAGGTCGAGGACGTCGTCGCCACGCACCCGGCGGTCGCGCAGGTGGGCGTCATCGGCACGCCGGACGAGCGCTGGGGTGAGGCCGTCACCGCCGTGGTCGTGCTCCGCTCCGACGCCTCCGTCGACCACGAGACGCTGACCCGCGAGATCCAGGACCTGGTCAAGGAGCGCAAGGGTTCGGTGCAGGCGCCCAAGCAGGTCGTCGTGGCCGAGCAGCTGCCGCTCACGGCTCTGGGCAAGCCCGACAAGAAGGCGCTGCGCGCGCAGTTCTGGGAGGGGCAGTCCCGCTCGGTCTAG
- a CDS encoding TetR/AcrR family transcriptional regulator encodes MPVPSKTRRYDASARRAAAEQTRDRVLAAAKNLFVSQGYAGTSVAEVAERAGVSVDTVYASAGRKPRLLLTVVDMVLASSSRPEPAEERDYVRSVRAARDGGDKIRTYADALGRLMPTVAPLLLALRDAGLTDPDCRATWDHVNERRAANMLLFAADLRATGELREDLTDQDVADLVWSTNSPEWFDAYTSRGRDAAAYSRALTDLWTRTLLAQPVAQE; translated from the coding sequence ATGCCCGTGCCGAGCAAGACCCGGAGGTACGACGCCTCCGCGCGTCGGGCGGCCGCCGAGCAGACCCGCGACCGCGTGCTCGCGGCGGCGAAGAACCTCTTCGTCTCGCAGGGGTACGCCGGCACGTCGGTCGCCGAGGTCGCGGAGCGGGCCGGGGTCTCGGTCGACACCGTCTACGCGAGCGCGGGACGCAAGCCGCGGCTGCTCCTGACCGTGGTCGACATGGTCCTCGCGAGCTCGTCGCGGCCCGAGCCGGCCGAGGAGCGCGACTACGTGAGGAGCGTCCGGGCCGCGCGGGACGGTGGCGACAAGATCCGGACCTATGCGGACGCGCTCGGGCGGCTGATGCCCACCGTCGCACCCCTGCTCCTCGCGCTGCGCGACGCCGGGCTGACGGACCCGGACTGCCGCGCCACGTGGGACCACGTGAACGAGCGACGGGCCGCCAACATGCTGCTGTTCGCCGCGGACCTGCGGGCGACCGGCGAGCTTCGGGAGGACCTGACCGACCAGGACGTGGCCGACCTCGTGTGGTCGACCAACAGCCCCGAGTGGTTCGACGCCTACACCAGCCGCGGGCGCGATGCGGCGGCGTACTCCCGGGCACTGACCGACCTGTGGACGCGCACCCTGCTGGCGCAGCCCGTTGCCCAGGAATAG
- a CDS encoding cupin domain-containing protein, whose amino-acid sequence MGEQRVVMHEPGTGRGTWAMGSLFEHLLEADDSGGRLGIAVVTQPGGIATPLHRHTHEAEAFYLLDGSLTYRAGDETYELYAGCFIYLPQGLPHAFRTRGDGARYLALTEPGRLLHLYDEVGIPAAEMRLPGEDGQPIEVEIPRWNEVGPRYGLEVVGPPIPE is encoded by the coding sequence ATGGGCGAGCAGCGTGTCGTGATGCACGAGCCGGGCACCGGGCGTGGGACCTGGGCGATGGGGTCGCTCTTCGAGCACCTCCTGGAGGCCGACGACAGCGGTGGGCGCCTCGGGATCGCGGTCGTCACGCAGCCCGGTGGCATCGCCACTCCCCTGCACCGGCACACCCACGAGGCGGAGGCGTTCTACCTCCTCGACGGGTCGCTGACCTACCGCGCGGGTGACGAGACCTACGAGCTCTACGCCGGGTGTTTCATCTACCTGCCGCAGGGGCTCCCCCACGCGTTCCGCACGCGCGGGGACGGCGCGCGCTATCTCGCGCTCACCGAGCCCGGTCGCCTGCTCCACCTGTACGACGAGGTGGGCATCCCCGCGGCCGAGATGCGCCTGCCGGGCGAGGACGGGCAACCGATCGAGGTCGAGATCCCGAGGTGGAACGAGGTGGGCCCGCGCTACGGCCTCGAGGTGGTCGGCCCACCGATCCCGGAGTGA
- a CDS encoding LLM class F420-dependent oxidoreductase, whose product MKLGLQLGYWGAQPPTNHDELVQAAEAHGFDAIFTAEAWGSDAFTPLAWFGRETSRVKLGTSIVQMSGRTPTSIAMHVMTLDHLSKGRMILGMGVSGPQVVEGWYGQPFGKPLARTREVVEIIRKVLAREAPVTNDGPHYPLPFHGEGSVGLGKPLKPIVHPLRADVPIWLGAEGPKNVAQTAEIADGWIPIFYTPASAEMYQPWLDEGFARPGARHTRETFEIAATCHLEITDDPQPVVDFLKPVTALYMGGMGAKEQNFHKNVFDRMGYADLTGEVQRLFLSGQKDEAAALIPDELVHALHIIGDEEHVRAKIKEWEASGVTTLVLSCRSAEEIAHVSRVVLG is encoded by the coding sequence ATGAAACTTGGTCTGCAGCTGGGCTACTGGGGCGCTCAGCCCCCCACCAACCACGACGAGCTCGTGCAGGCGGCCGAGGCCCACGGCTTCGACGCGATCTTCACCGCCGAGGCGTGGGGCTCCGACGCGTTCACGCCGCTGGCGTGGTTCGGCCGCGAGACGTCGCGCGTGAAGCTCGGGACCTCGATCGTGCAGATGTCCGGGCGCACGCCGACCTCGATCGCGATGCACGTGATGACGCTCGACCACCTGTCGAAGGGCCGCATGATCCTCGGCATGGGCGTGAGCGGCCCCCAGGTCGTGGAGGGGTGGTACGGCCAGCCCTTCGGCAAGCCGCTCGCCCGCACCCGCGAGGTCGTCGAGATCATCCGCAAGGTGCTGGCCCGCGAGGCGCCGGTGACCAACGACGGCCCGCACTACCCGCTGCCCTTCCACGGGGAGGGTTCGGTCGGGCTCGGCAAGCCGCTCAAGCCGATCGTCCACCCGCTGCGCGCCGACGTGCCGATCTGGCTCGGCGCCGAGGGGCCCAAGAACGTCGCGCAGACCGCCGAGATCGCCGACGGCTGGATCCCGATCTTCTACACGCCGGCCAGCGCGGAGATGTACCAGCCTTGGCTGGACGAGGGGTTCGCCCGCCCCGGCGCTCGCCACACCCGTGAGACCTTCGAGATCGCCGCGACCTGCCACCTCGAGATCACCGACGACCCGCAGCCGGTCGTCGACTTCCTCAAGCCGGTCACCGCGCTCTACATGGGCGGCATGGGCGCCAAGGAGCAGAACTTCCACAAGAACGTCTTCGACCGGATGGGCTACGCCGACCTCACCGGCGAGGTGCAGCGGCTGTTCCTGTCCGGCCAGAAGGACGAGGCGGCCGCGCTCATCCCCGACGAGCTCGTGCACGCGCTCCACATCATCGGCGACGAGGAGCACGTGAGGGCCAAGATCAAGGAGTGGGAGGCCTCGGGCGTCACCACGCTCGTGCTCTCGTGCCGCAGCGCCGAGGAGATCGCCCACGTCTCCCGCGTCGTCCTCGGCTGA
- a CDS encoding response regulator transcription factor, which produces MIGVLIADDQALVRRGFRMILEIEEGVEVVGEAVDGVDAVARARELQPDIVLMDVRMPGMDGIRATQQITEEAGDHTKVIMLTTFDMDEYVYEALQAGASGFLLKDAEPERMVAGVRAVHAGEALLAPTITRRMIESFVRRPQAPGPQVERQLDSLTARERETLSLLARGLTNAEIARELVVSETTVKTHVGRVLMKLEVRDRVQAVIFAYESGLVRQSPPG; this is translated from the coding sequence GTGATCGGCGTCCTCATCGCGGACGACCAGGCCCTGGTGCGCCGCGGCTTCCGGATGATCCTGGAGATCGAGGAGGGCGTGGAGGTGGTGGGGGAGGCGGTCGACGGCGTCGACGCGGTCGCCCGGGCCAGGGAGCTGCAGCCGGACATCGTCCTGATGGACGTGCGGATGCCGGGGATGGACGGCATCCGGGCCACCCAGCAGATCACCGAGGAGGCCGGCGACCACACCAAGGTGATCATGCTGACCACCTTCGACATGGACGAGTACGTCTACGAGGCCTTGCAGGCAGGTGCCAGCGGGTTCCTGCTCAAGGACGCGGAGCCGGAGCGCATGGTCGCCGGCGTGCGCGCGGTGCACGCCGGAGAGGCCCTGCTGGCTCCGACGATCACCCGACGCATGATCGAGTCGTTCGTGCGGCGGCCGCAGGCACCTGGCCCTCAGGTGGAGCGGCAGCTCGACAGCCTGACGGCGCGCGAGCGGGAGACGTTGAGCCTGCTGGCGCGAGGTCTGACCAACGCCGAGATCGCTCGGGAGCTCGTGGTCTCCGAGACGACGGTGAAGACGCACGTCGGCAGGGTCCTGATGAAGCTGGAGGTGCGTGACCGGGTGCAGGCCGTGATCTTCGCCTACGAGAGTGGCCTCGTCCGGCAGTCGCCCCCGGGCTGA